A DNA window from Fibrobacter sp. UWR3 contains the following coding sequences:
- a CDS encoding glutamine synthetase III has product MSTTRTKTIYDIATAIPASAKPAEPVNVDFYGEDVFNAEAMRSYLPKDICEKLLATIDEGAPLDPNIAGDVAHAMKKWAMDRGATHFTHWFQPLTGSTAEKHDSFLEPSGCKAIMVLSGKNLIVGEPDASSFPSGGLRSTFEARGYTAWDPTSPAFIKRHGNGATLCIPTAFCSYTGEALDKKTPLLRSLQALSKSTRRLMTCFKAGPKKTTVTLGAEQEYFLIDKRFYLQRPDLYQSGRTIFGATPAKHQQMNDHYFGSIPSRILNFMNDVEKELWRLGIPAKTRHNEVAPAQFELAPIFEEVNLACDHNMLIMETLRNVADRYGLVCLLHEKPFAGVNGSGKHNNWSLSYGKGNLLNPGKDPHQNAVFLTAICAIIYAVDTHADLLRMTCAGAGNDHRLGAHEAPPAIISIYLGDQLMDVIDQIEQGSAKSSKQAGAMKLGSDMLPPLPRDATDRNRTSPFAFTGNKFEFRAPGSSQSCSEPNVVLNTIVAEAFDMIAEQLEKLDDKNFHTGLQKILQKIVKEHKRVLYNGNGYTDEWVKEAERRGLPNIRTSLEALKALTKDENVELFEKYGVMNRREMLSRYEINVEDFHKRIHIEGEVARDLAKNVILPKVVEAYEKSLRTNEMALNQGFPGLDTYVKSIGEGCRSLTESIAALEASLEGEHEGIIAAVAGLRKVVDSLEKVVPDEMWPLPKYREMLFIY; this is encoded by the coding sequence ATGTCCACTACGCGTACAAAAACCATCTACGATATCGCAACCGCCATCCCGGCCTCCGCGAAACCCGCCGAACCCGTCAATGTCGATTTTTACGGCGAGGACGTGTTCAATGCCGAAGCCATGCGCAGCTACCTCCCGAAGGATATCTGCGAAAAACTCCTGGCGACTATCGACGAGGGTGCCCCTCTCGACCCGAATATCGCGGGCGATGTCGCGCACGCCATGAAGAAGTGGGCGATGGACCGCGGTGCCACGCACTTCACGCACTGGTTCCAGCCGCTCACCGGCTCCACCGCCGAAAAACACGATTCCTTCCTGGAACCGAGCGGCTGCAAGGCCATCATGGTACTGAGCGGCAAGAACCTCATCGTCGGCGAACCGGATGCATCGAGTTTCCCGAGCGGCGGCCTTCGTTCTACGTTCGAGGCCCGCGGCTACACGGCCTGGGACCCGACCAGCCCCGCATTCATCAAGCGCCACGGCAACGGTGCCACGCTCTGCATCCCGACTGCGTTCTGTAGCTACACCGGCGAGGCGCTCGACAAGAAGACCCCGCTTCTCCGTAGCCTCCAGGCGCTTTCCAAGTCCACCCGCCGCCTCATGACCTGCTTCAAGGCGGGCCCCAAGAAGACGACCGTCACGCTCGGCGCCGAACAGGAATACTTCCTCATCGACAAGCGCTTTTACCTGCAGCGCCCCGACCTCTACCAGTCCGGCCGCACTATCTTCGGTGCCACTCCCGCGAAGCACCAGCAGATGAACGACCACTACTTCGGGAGCATCCCGAGCCGTATCCTGAACTTCATGAACGATGTGGAGAAGGAACTCTGGAGGCTCGGCATTCCGGCGAAGACTCGCCACAACGAGGTGGCTCCCGCGCAGTTTGAACTTGCCCCGATTTTCGAGGAGGTGAACCTTGCGTGCGACCACAACATGCTCATCATGGAAACGCTCCGCAATGTGGCCGACCGCTACGGGTTAGTTTGTCTGTTGCACGAGAAGCCGTTCGCCGGCGTGAACGGTTCGGGCAAGCACAACAACTGGAGCCTTTCTTACGGCAAGGGGAACCTCCTGAACCCGGGCAAGGACCCGCACCAGAACGCCGTGTTCCTCACCGCGATCTGTGCCATTATCTATGCAGTGGATACGCACGCCGACCTGCTCCGCATGACCTGCGCGGGTGCGGGCAACGACCATCGTCTCGGTGCGCACGAGGCTCCTCCGGCAATCATCTCCATCTACCTGGGCGACCAGCTGATGGACGTTATCGACCAGATCGAGCAGGGCTCCGCGAAATCCAGCAAGCAGGCGGGCGCGATGAAGCTCGGGAGCGACATGCTGCCGCCGCTCCCGCGCGACGCTACCGACCGTAACCGTACATCGCCTTTCGCGTTCACCGGCAACAAGTTCGAGTTCCGCGCACCGGGAAGTAGCCAGAGCTGCTCCGAACCGAACGTGGTGCTCAACACGATTGTGGCCGAGGCGTTCGACATGATTGCCGAACAGCTCGAAAAGCTCGACGACAAGAACTTCCACACGGGCCTGCAGAAGATTCTGCAGAAGATCGTGAAGGAACACAAGCGCGTGCTCTACAACGGCAACGGCTACACCGACGAATGGGTGAAGGAAGCGGAACGCCGCGGACTCCCGAACATCCGCACGTCTCTCGAGGCCCTCAAGGCGCTCACGAAGGACGAGAATGTGGAACTGTTCGAAAAGTACGGCGTGATGAACCGCCGCGAGATGCTTTCGCGCTACGAAATTAACGTGGAAGACTTCCACAAGAGAATCCACATCGAGGGCGAAGTCGCCCGCGACCTCGCGAAGAACGTGATTCTCCCGAAGGTGGTGGAAGCCTACGAGAAGTCGTTACGTACAAACGAAATGGCCCTGAACCAGGGATTCCCGGGACTCGATACCTACGTGAAGTCCATCGGGGAAGGCTGCCGCTCGCTCACCGAATCGATTGCTGCGCTTGAAGCATCTCTCGAAGGCGAACACGAGGGAATCATCGCTGCCGTCGCTGGCCTCCGCAAGGTGGTGGACAGCCTCGAGAAGGTTGTGCCCGACGAGATGTGGCCTCTGCCTAAATATCGCGAGATGTTGTTTATTTACTAA
- a CDS encoding sigma-54-dependent Fis family transcriptional regulator: METERIEKEALEKIKRELHGRSARALSAHIHDVLDKAFADLRAAHEAECEKIRGIVEGRAGDIIGNTREMQEVARQARHIAPTEGVVLVRGGAGTGKEHVARYIHELSDRKARPFTILNCDTLEGNTTSAFEAELFGYERGAFTGATSRHIGKAEQASSGTLFLDEVAELSPASQARLLEFMQGRTFKRLGSNIEQRSDIRIVASTGKNLEALVQQGLFREDLYYRLNIFQINLPDLSQRKTDILLLADHFIEKMNLKYGKNIARLSTPAIDMLMSYHWPGNVRELENCIEHACLATTDVAINAYDLPPTLQTDITSGTALIPEGTASLTALLESYEKEILTEALRRNNGNLSAAGRDISVSPRMMHYKVKKFGLATD, translated from the coding sequence ATGGAAACCGAACGCATCGAAAAGGAAGCCCTCGAAAAAATCAAGCGTGAACTGCACGGACGCTCCGCGCGGGCCCTTTCCGCGCACATCCACGACGTTCTCGACAAGGCATTCGCCGACCTGCGCGCCGCACACGAGGCGGAATGCGAAAAGATCCGCGGCATCGTGGAAGGCCGCGCGGGTGACATCATCGGCAACACCCGCGAAATGCAGGAGGTCGCGCGGCAGGCAAGGCACATCGCCCCCACCGAGGGCGTCGTTCTCGTCCGCGGCGGCGCGGGCACCGGCAAGGAACACGTGGCCCGCTACATCCACGAACTTTCCGACCGCAAGGCAAGGCCGTTCACCATCCTCAATTGCGACACGCTCGAAGGCAACACCACCAGCGCGTTCGAGGCGGAACTGTTCGGCTACGAGCGCGGCGCGTTCACGGGCGCCACCAGCAGGCACATCGGCAAGGCAGAGCAGGCGAGCAGCGGCACGCTGTTCCTAGATGAAGTCGCGGAACTCTCCCCCGCAAGCCAGGCGCGGCTCCTGGAGTTCATGCAGGGGCGCACCTTCAAGAGGCTCGGGAGCAACATCGAGCAGCGCTCCGACATCCGCATTGTCGCAAGCACCGGCAAGAACCTCGAGGCCCTCGTGCAGCAGGGGCTTTTCCGCGAAGACCTCTACTACCGCCTCAACATATTCCAGATAAACTTGCCCGACCTCTCGCAGCGCAAGACCGACATTCTCCTGCTCGCCGACCACTTTATCGAGAAGATGAACCTCAAGTACGGCAAGAACATCGCGCGACTCAGCACCCCCGCCATCGACATGCTCATGAGCTACCACTGGCCGGGCAACGTGCGCGAACTCGAGAACTGCATCGAGCACGCCTGCCTCGCCACGACCGACGTCGCCATCAACGCCTACGACCTGCCGCCCACGCTCCAGACCGACATCACGAGCGGCACGGCGCTTATCCCCGAAGGCACCGCGTCGCTTACGGCACTCCTCGAAAGCTACGAGAAGGAAATCCTCACCGAGGCGCTCCGCCGCAACAACGGGAACCTGAGCGCCGCCGGCCGCGACATATCCGTAAGCCCCCGCATGATGCACTACAAGGTGAAGAAGTTCGGACTGGCGACGGATTAA